The following proteins are encoded in a genomic region of Chlamydiota bacterium:
- a CDS encoding 4Fe-4S binding protein, whose translation MQIATLNSINILKGLWQDLKDIVRPSTYPWLYTGVVWIFGIKAILRYRDSLQTKKYLSLIFFQTTFFSVIPEVILHHWQAYSLLYAWPLGLSPVTVQSFLQSPTQFYFWWTVILSFVLLPIFVMFTGKQYCSWICGCGGLAETFGDKWRHYRPGGKVNSQRERQIFYVMTFAVIATLWAMFKMPGENLIKSIYSWTVDFALIAVIPVSLYPFLSGKIWCRYWCPTAGFMHLISAWFTKKGRSHYAILPRKERCIACNLCTRYCEVGIDVRKFALKGETLTNLNSISFYRKYQN comes from the coding sequence ATGCAAATAGCAACTCTAAATTCTATTAATATTTTAAAGGGGCTTTGGCAGGACCTCAAAGATATTGTTAGGCCCTCGACTTATCCATGGCTTTATACGGGCGTGGTCTGGATTTTTGGGATTAAAGCGATTCTAAGATATCGCGATTCTCTTCAAACAAAAAAATATCTTTCGCTGATTTTCTTTCAAACCACTTTCTTTAGCGTGATCCCTGAAGTGATCTTGCACCATTGGCAGGCGTATTCCCTTTTATACGCCTGGCCCTTGGGATTAAGCCCTGTGACGGTGCAATCCTTTTTGCAGAGCCCTACACAATTTTATTTTTGGTGGACGGTCATTTTATCATTTGTTCTTTTACCAATTTTTGTGATGTTTACAGGGAAACAATACTGTTCTTGGATTTGTGGTTGTGGCGGCTTGGCTGAGACCTTTGGGGATAAATGGCGTCATTATCGGCCCGGAGGCAAAGTCAATAGCCAGCGTGAAAGGCAGATTTTTTACGTCATGACGTTTGCGGTGATTGCGACCCTTTGGGCCATGTTCAAGATGCCGGGTGAAAATCTGATTAAATCGATTTACAGCTGGACCGTGGATTTTGCTTTAATCGCGGTGATTCCTGTTTCTCTTTATCCCTTCCTGAGCGGGAAAATTTGGTGCCGGTACTGGTGTCCGACAGCCGGATTCATGCATTTGATTTCGGCTTGGTTTACGAAGAAAGGGCGAAGTCACTATGCCATTCTTCCCAGAAAGGAAAGATGTATCGCCTGTAACCTCTGCACACGTTACTGCGAAGTAGGAATTGACGTTCGAAAATTTGCATTAAAAGGCGAGACGCTGACCAACCTCAACAGCATCAGCTTCTATCGCAAATATCAGAATTGA
- a CDS encoding glycosyltransferase: MCIKRRDADQPQQHQLLSQISELIFVDGTSTDQTVTIAQKYGKVIQTRKNRAVQMNAGASIARGDILLFLHAIRSWIHKL; encoded by the coding sequence ATTTGCATTAAAAGGCGAGACGCTGACCAACCTCAACAGCATCAGCTTCTATCGCAAATATCAGAATTGATTTTTGTAGACGGCACAAGTACGGATCAAACTGTAACAATAGCGCAAAAGTATGGAAAGGTTATTCAAACTCGGAAAAATAGAGCCGTACAGATGAATGCGGGGGCCTCGATCGCTCGTGGGGATATCCTTCTTTTTCTTCACGCGATACGCTCATGGATCCACAAGCTTTAA
- a CDS encoding helix-turn-helix domain-containing protein: protein MAGSEAFGIHINSVSNYISAFMGDGVNGLLSRKRGPKESWKITPEIRFKILEIAFSNKNVSYDDLVKLVKEKWGKEVGIRSICRILSENGFMNQSAKEQSRESESCLFEIENTNQLSFHDLEKRCKNFSDTQNIYSRETACSEEKCNKDKEIAAIETNIDEGCVDKKTSAYSSAERNYLNRLERGEFSAYAGGLLFVSLLRQYHFASTIEKVIGITTCEGYSLEQLCLTILYCDVFGFRSIENFKTVYPEEFGILIGKLYSPSIFTIRRFLHKIRELKNGEQLMEEFGKEYLSQGLVKWGVLYIDSHFLPYYGICLISMGWHGVKQKPMKGSYNFLAVDDKFNPLIFFIRPSSEDLLKKIPELILKAKGMAKSVGMPDEKLIVVFDREGYSSELFREMDSDQLKTRFITWAKYFDSWKPEIKEEQFRGRVIVNYEIQKSEEIKYFEAENRTMKKYGKIRAIVIQSGRKKKQTAIYTNDWEIPAGLVIQLICRRWGQETLIKTLKLDHRIDYFPGYEYEELEKQPMVGNPITQELKRSRANLVTELHKLKLGFADLLLNKVSDEINWQEVKEKKITTLANIQTIRTQMLLIDQKIDELPAEIKFEEAHNGERLVEFDYEKKRFLDCIKVFSYTMQKAACKILGKYYDDPKDVWQILGMIVRRGADIKLNGNELTIRLKKFRDEVIDYAARHLCEELNEMAPVTLDKFRFQLRYEVT from the coding sequence ATGGCAGGATCAGAAGCATTTGGCATACATATTAACTCGGTATCCAACTATATATCTGCATTTATGGGCGACGGAGTAAACGGACTTTTAAGCCGGAAAAGAGGGCCGAAAGAGTCATGGAAAATCACTCCTGAAATAAGATTTAAGATTTTAGAAATAGCATTCAGCAACAAAAATGTTTCTTATGATGATCTTGTAAAATTAGTCAAAGAAAAGTGGGGTAAAGAAGTAGGCATAAGGTCCATATGCCGGATACTTTCAGAGAATGGCTTTATGAACCAATCCGCAAAAGAGCAAAGCCGCGAATCGGAAAGTTGTCTTTTTGAAATAGAAAATACAAATCAATTGTCGTTCCACGATTTAGAAAAAAGGTGTAAAAACTTTTCGGACACTCAAAATATTTATTCAAGAGAAACTGCGTGCAGTGAAGAGAAATGTAATAAGGACAAAGAAATCGCAGCCATTGAGACAAATATTGACGAAGGTTGCGTGGACAAAAAAACATCAGCTTATTCATCCGCGGAGCGGAACTATTTAAATCGTCTGGAGCGCGGAGAGTTTAGCGCCTACGCGGGAGGTTTATTATTTGTTTCATTGCTGCGTCAATATCATTTTGCGTCCACGATAGAAAAGGTAATCGGCATCACGACATGTGAGGGATACAGTCTGGAGCAATTATGTTTAACCATATTATACTGCGATGTGTTTGGTTTTAGATCGATAGAAAATTTTAAGACTGTGTACCCTGAGGAATTTGGGATATTAATCGGTAAATTATATAGTCCGAGCATTTTTACGATACGACGATTTTTGCATAAAATTAGAGAGTTGAAGAATGGCGAACAACTCATGGAGGAATTTGGGAAGGAGTATTTAAGTCAAGGATTGGTCAAATGGGGAGTGCTGTACATTGATTCACACTTTCTTCCCTATTACGGCATTTGCTTAATAAGCATGGGGTGGCATGGAGTCAAGCAGAAGCCGATGAAGGGGAGTTATAATTTTCTGGCGGTTGACGACAAATTCAATCCGCTGATATTTTTTATAAGGCCGTCTTCGGAGGATTTACTAAAAAAGATACCAGAGCTTATCTTAAAGGCAAAAGGCATGGCCAAGTCTGTTGGAATGCCTGACGAAAAGCTGATCGTTGTGTTTGACCGGGAAGGGTACAGCTCTGAATTATTCAGGGAAATGGACAGTGATCAACTTAAGACAAGATTTATTACATGGGCGAAATATTTTGACAGTTGGAAACCGGAAATAAAAGAGGAGCAGTTTAGGGGGCGTGTAATCGTAAACTACGAAATACAAAAAAGCGAGGAGATCAAATATTTTGAAGCAGAAAATCGGACAATGAAAAAATATGGAAAAATACGCGCGATCGTCATTCAGAGCGGGAGAAAAAAGAAGCAGACGGCCATTTACACGAATGATTGGGAAATACCTGCGGGTTTGGTTATTCAATTAATTTGCAGACGGTGGGGGCAGGAAACGCTAATCAAAACATTGAAATTAGATCACAGAATAGATTATTTTCCGGGCTACGAGTACGAAGAATTGGAGAAACAGCCGATGGTGGGCAATCCCATCACGCAGGAATTAAAAAGGAGCAGAGCAAACCTTGTAACAGAATTACATAAATTGAAATTGGGTTTTGCAGACCTATTGCTCAATAAAGTGTCTGATGAGATAAATTGGCAGGAAGTCAAAGAGAAGAAGATAACGACATTGGCCAATATTCAAACGATTAGGACACAGATGTTATTGATTGATCAGAAAATAGATGAATTGCCGGCAGAGATAAAATTTGAAGAGGCCCATAACGGGGAAAGATTGGTTGAATTTGATTATGAGAAAAAGCGGTTTTTGGATTGCATAAAAGTATTCAGTTATACGATGCAGAAAGCGGCATGTAAAATACTGGGAAAGTATTATGATGACCCGAAAGATGTGTGGCAAATATTGGGGATGATCGTACGAAGAGGGGCCGATATAAAGCTGAATGGAAATGAGCTTACGATTAGGCTGAAAAAGTTTAGAGATGAAGTGATTGACTATGCGGCGCGCCATTTGTGTGAAGAATTGAATGAAATGGCTCCGGTTACGCTGGATAAGTTCCGATTTCAGTTGCGATATGAGGTGACATAG
- a CDS encoding MerR family transcriptional regulator, with protein sequence MGGASQAAGLSIDTLRYYEKIGLLEKAIRSSGGFRLYSQETIEKLRFIKKAQALGLTLGEIKEIMVCSEEGLKSCCDLVRTLFAKKIGEFDVKIKGLEKMKRRLEKKILNWVSPEKAKRQGYAVCPQIEKEPGKRS encoded by the coding sequence ATTGGTGGGGCCTCGCAAGCTGCAGGGCTATCGATAGATACACTTCGATATTACGAGAAGATCGGTCTTTTGGAAAAAGCCATTCGAAGTTCCGGTGGGTTTAGACTTTATTCTCAGGAGACAATTGAAAAGCTTCGATTTATTAAAAAGGCACAAGCCCTGGGCCTAACATTGGGTGAGATTAAGGAGATTATGGTTTGTAGTGAAGAGGGTCTCAAATCTTGCTGTGATTTGGTTAGAACACTCTTTGCGAAGAAAATTGGAGAATTTGATGTAAAAATCAAAGGGCTTGAAAAGATGAAGAGAAGATTGGAGAAAAAAATCTTAAACTGGGTCAGTCCCGAGAAAGCCAAGAGACAAGGATATGCTGTTTGCCCTCAGATTGAGAAGGAACCGGGGAAAAGGAGCTAA
- a CDS encoding heavy-metal-associated domain-containing protein, producing MRAKGLGFLSALTASVCCLGPLVMILLGLGGLGIGSILGRYHWFFITAAAGLLALAWAKYFKEKKSCESEQCEMGRKRMTRNILILASAVVLTFAGFNIYTYARGKPVRNLSQADTRVSIPVKGMSCFTCEIAIQQAVKKLPGIRNVKASASDGIVLVSYDTEKTSLDEVINAINETGYKAEKLK from the coding sequence ATGAGAGCAAAAGGATTAGGTTTTCTATCTGCATTAACTGCATCCGTGTGTTGCCTGGGCCCTTTGGTTATGATCCTTCTTGGGCTGGGTGGATTAGGAATAGGGTCAATTTTGGGAAGATATCACTGGTTTTTCATCACGGCCGCAGCGGGGCTTCTGGCTTTGGCGTGGGCAAAGTATTTCAAAGAAAAGAAATCCTGCGAATCGGAACAGTGCGAGATGGGAAGAAAAAGAATGACTAGAAATATATTGATTTTAGCATCGGCTGTGGTTTTAACCTTCGCAGGTTTTAATATTTACACGTATGCAAGAGGCAAACCTGTTCGGAATCTATCGCAAGCAGACACTCGAGTCTCGATCCCCGTAAAAGGGATGAGTTGTTTTACCTGCGAGATCGCTATCCAGCAAGCTGTAAAAAAACTCCCCGGGATAAGGAATGTTAAGGCGAGTGCCAGCGATGGTATTGTTTTAGTCTCTTACGACACGGAAAAAACATCCTTGGACGAAGTCATCAACGCGATCAACGAGACAGGCTATAAAGCTGAAAAGTTAAAATGA
- a CDS encoding (2Fe-2S)-binding protein produces the protein MKRITLGSLVKPELRSTIPMQDEFCFCSSPACDVVYFSKERILYRKQDLSVPVSMKEPSHLNLPICYCFGWTRERIQAEIDATGKNTVIEKIKAQVKIGNCYCEITNPEGSCCLGHVSQVALRREAK, from the coding sequence GTGAAGCGAATAACCCTGGGATCTCTGGTCAAACCAGAACTTCGAAGTACGATTCCCATGCAAGACGAGTTTTGTTTTTGTAGCTCGCCAGCTTGCGATGTAGTCTATTTTTCTAAAGAAAGAATTCTCTATCGCAAGCAAGATCTTTCCGTCCCCGTGAGTATGAAGGAACCGAGTCATCTCAACCTTCCTATATGTTATTGTTTTGGGTGGACGAGAGAGAGGATTCAAGCCGAGATAGACGCCACGGGAAAGAACACGGTTATTGAAAAGATCAAAGCCCAGGTCAAAATTGGAAACTGTTACTGTGAAATCACCAACCCTGAAGGATCGTGCTGTCTTGGTCATGTCAGTCAAGTCGCTCTTCGCCGTGAAGCTAAGT